A window of the Halostagnicola kamekurae genome harbors these coding sequences:
- a CDS encoding ThuA domain-containing protein — translation MVIHEPKTVVLGGNRFPFHRIERLGPVLERSLRDRGIDAEVTTDRDVLRAERIREYDAVVDITTDSTLNESQESGLRSFVESGGGTSVSTARRTSRPPPTNGSRRRSPGSASSSVGTFSATPNNLRSA, via the coding sequence ATGGTAATACACGAACCCAAAACCGTAGTTCTCGGCGGGAATCGGTTCCCGTTTCATCGAATCGAGCGACTCGGACCGGTCCTCGAGCGATCGCTGCGCGACCGCGGCATCGACGCGGAGGTAACCACCGATCGCGATGTTCTGCGCGCAGAACGAATCCGCGAGTACGACGCCGTCGTGGATATCACGACCGACAGCACGCTGAACGAGTCCCAGGAGTCCGGATTACGCTCGTTCGTCGAATCCGGTGGTGGTACGTCGGTATCCACGGCGCGGCGGACCTCACGACCACCACCGACGAACGGCTCGAGGAGGCGATCTCCGGGCTCCGCGAGCTCATCGGTGGGCACTTTCTCGGCCACCCCGAACAATCTGCGTTCGGCGTGA
- a CDS encoding ThuA domain-containing protein has translation MWDEPYVLEYDDVRVIARMDHPENGDMPVPWAKSFADGRVFYCSLGHDLPGLRNDGVQRLLERGIRWAARNE, from the coding sequence GTGTGGGACGAACCCTACGTGCTCGAGTACGACGACGTGCGGGTGATCGCGCGCATGGATCATCCGGAAAACGGAGATATGCCGGTCCCGTGGGCCAAGTCGTTCGCCGACGGCCGTGTGTTCTACTGCTCGCTCGGACACGACCTTCCGGGGCTCAGAAACGACGGGGTTCAGAGGCTGCTCGAGCGGGGGATCCGCTGGGCCGCGAGAAACGAGTAA
- the xacF gene encoding 2,5-dioxovalerate dehydrogenase → MTERYQNYVGGAWTDTETADTFETTDPSAPAEVVSTYQQSSTDDANAAVEAAAAAQSEWANTPAPERGAILREAGSILADRKDELTELLTREEGKTHAEAGGEVQRAIDIFYYYAEKTRDLGGSVKSASGPRTNLYTVDEPVGVTALITPWNYPIAIPAWKLAPALATGNAVVLNPASVAPGVALELFKALDEAGLPDGVANVVTGPGSTVGDAIITHDDVDAVSFTGSGEVGHMVYDKATDDGKRVQTELGGKNPTVVTDSADVEEAAEIVASGAFGVTGQACTACSRAIVHTDVYDEFVDAVVAEAESIEIGPGDEYEMGPQVTESELEGTLEYIDVAEQEGATLETGGGQPDGERFEDGYYVEPTVFSDVDNDYQIAQEEVFGPVLAVIEVEDYEAGVEAANDVQYGLSASIVTDDHTEAERFVREVEAGVAKINAKTTGLELHVPFGGFKQSSSETWREQGDAGIDFYTIEKTVYDTF, encoded by the coding sequence GTGACTGAACGCTATCAAAACTACGTAGGCGGCGCGTGGACCGACACAGAAACGGCGGACACCTTCGAGACGACCGATCCATCCGCACCCGCGGAGGTCGTCTCGACCTATCAGCAGTCGAGCACCGACGACGCGAACGCAGCCGTTGAGGCCGCCGCGGCCGCCCAGTCCGAGTGGGCGAACACCCCGGCACCCGAACGCGGCGCGATCCTTCGGGAAGCCGGTTCGATCCTGGCCGACCGAAAGGACGAACTGACCGAACTACTCACTCGTGAAGAGGGCAAAACCCACGCTGAAGCGGGCGGCGAAGTCCAGCGTGCGATCGACATCTTCTATTACTACGCCGAGAAGACCCGAGATCTCGGCGGCTCGGTCAAATCCGCGAGCGGGCCGCGGACGAACCTCTACACCGTCGACGAACCGGTCGGCGTCACCGCGCTGATCACGCCGTGGAACTATCCCATCGCGATCCCCGCCTGGAAGCTCGCACCCGCGCTGGCGACCGGCAACGCCGTCGTGCTCAACCCCGCGTCGGTCGCGCCGGGCGTCGCGCTCGAGTTGTTCAAGGCCCTCGACGAGGCCGGCCTCCCCGACGGCGTCGCGAACGTCGTCACCGGTCCGGGTAGCACGGTTGGCGACGCGATCATCACCCACGACGACGTCGACGCGGTATCCTTCACCGGCTCCGGCGAAGTCGGTCACATGGTCTACGACAAGGCCACCGACGACGGCAAGCGCGTCCAGACCGAACTCGGCGGCAAGAATCCGACGGTCGTCACCGACAGTGCAGACGTCGAGGAGGCCGCCGAAATCGTCGCCTCGGGCGCGTTCGGCGTTACGGGCCAAGCCTGTACGGCCTGCTCCCGTGCGATCGTCCACACGGACGTCTACGACGAGTTCGTCGACGCCGTCGTCGCCGAAGCTGAGTCGATAGAAATCGGTCCCGGCGACGAGTACGAGATGGGCCCGCAGGTGACCGAGAGCGAACTCGAGGGCACCCTCGAGTACATCGACGTCGCAGAACAGGAGGGGGCGACCCTCGAGACCGGCGGCGGCCAACCCGACGGCGAGCGCTTCGAGGACGGCTACTACGTCGAACCGACCGTCTTCTCGGACGTCGACAACGACTACCAGATCGCACAGGAGGAAGTCTTCGGTCCGGTCCTCGCCGTGATCGAAGTCGAAGATTACGAGGCGGGCGTCGAGGCGGCCAACGACGTCCAATACGGCCTGTCGGCGAGCATCGTCACGGACGACCACACGGAAGCCGAGCGGTTCGTTCGCGAAGTCGAGGCGGGCGTCGCCAAGATCAACGCGAAGACGACCGGCCTCGAACTGCACGTTCCGTTCGGCGGGTTCAAGCAGTCCTCGAGCGAAACCTGGCGCGAACAGGGCGACGCCGGAATCGACTTCTACACGATCGAGAAGACGGTCTACGACACGTTCTAA
- a CDS encoding fumarylacetoacetate hydrolase family protein — protein sequence MRYHQLREDGAPRLAVETADGVYDLTAAKSRLRSFDDLLSAADIADQPIDAIADRLLADAATLSRETIDERRSGPPVSADEIWAAGVTYRISEKARQAESSKPDMYIDVYENDRPEIFFKATPNRTVGPDEAVGIRADSEWDVPEPELGIVLARGEIVGYTVGNDMSSRSIEGENPLYLPQAKVYDRCCSIGPCVRSADSIDDPHDLEMWMTITRDGEVRYDESTTTAQMVRSVEELTEYFVAHNAVPDVAVLLTGTSLVPQEGFTLQKGDVVEIGIEEIGTLTNTVVEV from the coding sequence ATGCGATACCACCAGCTTCGCGAGGACGGAGCACCCCGCCTCGCGGTCGAAACGGCTGACGGAGTGTACGATCTCACTGCGGCGAAGTCGCGGTTGCGCTCGTTCGACGATCTGCTGTCTGCGGCCGACATCGCCGATCAGCCGATCGACGCGATCGCGGACCGACTCCTCGCGGACGCTGCAACGCTCTCGAGGGAGACGATCGACGAGCGGCGTTCCGGACCCCCGGTTTCGGCCGACGAAATCTGGGCGGCCGGCGTTACCTACCGGATCAGCGAGAAAGCGCGCCAGGCCGAAAGCTCGAAACCGGACATGTACATCGACGTCTACGAGAACGATCGACCGGAGATCTTCTTCAAGGCGACGCCGAACCGCACCGTCGGCCCCGACGAAGCGGTCGGCATTCGCGCCGACTCGGAGTGGGACGTGCCAGAGCCCGAACTCGGCATCGTCCTCGCCCGGGGCGAGATCGTCGGCTACACGGTCGGAAACGACATGAGTAGCCGATCGATTGAAGGAGAGAATCCTCTCTACCTGCCACAGGCGAAAGTGTACGATCGATGTTGCTCAATCGGGCCGTGCGTCCGGTCGGCCGATTCGATCGACGATCCGCACGATCTCGAGATGTGGATGACGATCACGCGCGACGGGGAGGTCCGGTACGACGAGTCGACGACCACGGCGCAGATGGTCCGGTCGGTCGAGGAACTGACCGAATACTTCGTCGCGCACAACGCCGTTCCCGACGTCGCCGTGTTACTAACCGGAACGTCGCTCGTCCCACAGGAGGGGTTCACGCTCCAGAAAGGCGACGTGGTCGAAATCGGGATCGAGGAGATCGGGACGCTCACGAACACAGTCGTCGAAGTCTGA
- a CDS encoding IclR family transcriptional regulator gives MAESNHPVRTVGRTFEILEVIQELDGAGVSEIAERVDIGKSGVHNHLTTLTNCEYVDKEGDEYHIGLAFLGLGAYARNRTPIYDTAQGQADKLAEETGELVNLLVEKNGRGIYLYQAKGDNAVELDTHEGKRVPLHCTGLGKAILGYRSESEVEQVIEEHGLPRETPQTITDRDELHDELEEIRENRYAIDREERLNGLRCIAAPITDDDDRSVAAISVSCPVHRVGDERFYEDLPETVLAAANVIELEHNYS, from the coding sequence ATGGCCGAATCGAACCATCCCGTTCGCACCGTCGGCAGAACCTTCGAGATTCTCGAGGTCATTCAAGAACTCGACGGTGCTGGCGTCTCGGAGATCGCAGAACGCGTCGACATCGGCAAGAGCGGCGTCCACAATCACCTCACGACGCTGACGAACTGCGAGTACGTCGACAAGGAAGGCGACGAGTACCACATCGGACTGGCGTTTCTCGGCCTCGGTGCCTACGCCAGGAACCGAACACCGATCTACGACACCGCACAGGGGCAGGCCGACAAACTCGCAGAGGAAACCGGCGAACTCGTCAACCTGCTCGTCGAAAAGAACGGCAGAGGGATTTACCTCTATCAGGCCAAAGGCGACAACGCGGTCGAACTCGACACGCACGAGGGGAAACGCGTCCCATTGCACTGTACGGGCCTCGGTAAAGCCATCCTCGGATACCGATCCGAATCGGAGGTAGAGCAGGTCATCGAAGAACACGGCCTCCCGAGAGAGACCCCACAGACGATCACGGATCGAGACGAACTCCACGACGAACTCGAGGAGATCCGCGAAAATCGGTACGCGATCGATCGGGAGGAACGACTCAACGGTCTGCGGTGTATCGCCGCGCCGATCACCGACGACGACGACCGGAGCGTGGCGGCCATCAGCGTCTCCTGTCCGGTCCACCGCGTCGGCGACGAACGGTTCTACGAGGACCTCCCCGAGACGGTCCTGGCGGCGGCGAACGTGATCGAACTCGAGCACAACTACTCCTGA
- a CDS encoding SDR family oxidoreductase: MQDYSHAPVSVADKRAVIVGGTSGLGQAIAVGFAADGADVIATSRSQDAVDETASLLEERGADTARVTCDVLDRDSLENVRDVARETFGGIDIVVASQGAISRETVLGIEDDDWEFVTDVALDGVRRVTQVFAPAMDDGGSIINISSLAARLSMANLPAYSAAKGGVEAFTRASAKELAPEVRVNAIAPGFFITPQNADTYAEGTEKREKIDDRTPMGRVGEREELIGAAIYLSSDASSFVTGEVLTVDGGFADSAF; the protein is encoded by the coding sequence ATGCAGGACTATTCACACGCGCCGGTTTCGGTCGCGGACAAGCGAGCGGTCATCGTCGGTGGTACGAGCGGGCTTGGACAGGCGATCGCGGTCGGTTTCGCAGCCGACGGCGCGGATGTCATCGCGACGAGTCGCAGCCAAGACGCGGTCGACGAAACCGCATCACTGCTCGAAGAACGGGGCGCAGATACTGCACGAGTGACCTGTGACGTGCTCGATCGAGACTCGCTCGAGAACGTCCGCGATGTCGCTCGAGAGACGTTCGGCGGCATCGATATCGTCGTCGCCTCGCAGGGGGCGATCTCGAGAGAGACGGTACTTGGAATCGAAGACGACGACTGGGAGTTCGTCACGGACGTTGCACTCGACGGCGTGCGGCGCGTGACGCAAGTGTTCGCGCCCGCGATGGACGACGGCGGGTCGATCATCAACATCTCCTCGCTGGCGGCGCGGCTCTCGATGGCGAACCTCCCGGCGTACTCCGCGGCCAAAGGCGGCGTCGAAGCCTTCACTCGAGCCTCGGCCAAGGAACTCGCACCTGAAGTTCGCGTCAACGCGATCGCGCCCGGGTTTTTCATCACACCACAGAACGCGGACACCTACGCCGAGGGGACCGAAAAACGCGAGAAGATCGACGACCGCACGCCGATGGGACGAGTCGGCGAGCGCGAAGAACTGATCGGGGCGGCGATCTATCTCTCGAGCGACGCGTCGTCGTTCGTCACGGGCGAAGTGCTCACCGTCGACGGCGGGTTCGCAGATAGCGCGTTCTGA
- a CDS encoding family 4 glycosyl hydrolase, which yields MGEHNQQANVRDGRDRHERTRRASPNESERPERRQTYHNVPDDALVEVPYPANRTGVRPYTIGYLLSQLAALNRSNVNGQSLAVEAVLERDEKRLR from the coding sequence CTGGGAGAACATAACCAGCAGGCGAATGTACGTGACGGGCGGGATCGGCACGAGCGAACACGGCGAGCGTCGCCGAATGAATCTGAACGTCCCGAACGACGGCAGACGTATCACAACGTCCCCGACGACGCGCTCGTCGAAGTCCCCTATCCCGCAAACAGAACGGGCGTTCGCCCATACACAATCGGATACCTCCTGTCGCAGCTGGCAGCTCTCAACCGATCGAACGTCAACGGCCAATCGCTCGCCGTCGAAGCGGTACTCGAGCGAGACGAAAAACGGCTGCGATAG
- a CDS encoding VOC family protein has translation MGILHTAMAVSDLEATKAFYESLGFEHTKDFKRPGDDVRNYFVGTGSGGELQFRYDENREEPIDPSGIDHLAIGVENVDEEVDRIVDETDCPVVTEPTTIDAVDTRVAFIEDPDGYVIELVEQS, from the coding sequence ATGGGAATACTCCATACCGCGATGGCAGTGTCGGACCTTGAGGCGACGAAAGCCTTCTACGAATCGCTCGGATTCGAACACACGAAGGATTTCAAGCGGCCAGGCGACGATGTCAGAAACTACTTCGTCGGAACCGGATCGGGCGGTGAACTCCAGTTTCGCTACGACGAGAACCGCGAGGAGCCGATCGATCCCTCCGGAATCGATCACCTCGCAATCGGCGTCGAGAACGTCGACGAGGAGGTAGACAGGATCGTGGACGAAACCGACTGTCCAGTGGTGACTGAACCGACGACCATCGATGCAGTCGACACGCGCGTTGCGTTCATCGAAGATCCGGACGGCTACGTTATCGAACTGGTCGAACAATCGTAG
- a CDS encoding glycerate kinase type-2 family protein yields the protein MIDRHRVRAETPTAERALEAVEAGITAAHPQTVISETVSVDDDTLRIASDRFDLKNYDEVRVLGGGNAAGRVASALAVELGEHLAGGLVVTDDPAVAGPIEMVEGDHPTPTESNIDGTGRLIEQARDCGEDTLVLAPITGGGSALLAAPVDGITLSDLRKLTDALLRSGAPIATINTVRKHVSALKGGQLARELAPATAVGLVFSDVTSGDPSVVASGPLSPDQTTYEDARSGLQTYDVDVPDSVDEHLRAGANGEIDETPIVGDPAFESVSVSVLADNFTAASAAADVCDEAGFETVILSTSVRGETQSAAKTHVAIAEEIRRTGNPVSPPAAIISGGETTVTITGDGIGGPNQEFALSAALELPSDVVLAATDTDGIDGPTDSAGSLVTSETVSDRIEAHAALADNDAYTYLEDRNALLFTGQTGTNVNDLRVMLVTE from the coding sequence GTGATCGACCGTCATCGTGTCCGGGCCGAAACGCCGACCGCCGAACGAGCACTCGAGGCCGTCGAGGCCGGGATCACCGCCGCCCATCCCCAGACGGTGATCTCCGAGACGGTCTCGGTCGACGACGATACACTTCGGATCGCTTCGGACCGGTTCGATCTCAAGAACTACGACGAGGTTCGCGTTCTCGGCGGCGGAAACGCAGCGGGCCGTGTCGCCAGTGCGCTGGCGGTGGAACTCGGCGAGCACCTCGCTGGTGGACTCGTCGTCACTGACGATCCGGCCGTGGCCGGCCCGATCGAGATGGTCGAGGGCGACCACCCGACGCCGACCGAATCGAACATCGACGGGACGGGTCGACTCATCGAACAGGCTCGAGACTGCGGCGAGGACACCCTCGTCCTCGCGCCGATAACCGGCGGTGGCAGCGCCCTCCTTGCCGCCCCCGTCGATGGGATCACGCTGTCGGACCTTCGCAAGCTCACGGACGCGCTCTTGCGAAGTGGGGCTCCCATCGCGACGATCAACACGGTCAGAAAGCACGTCTCCGCGTTGAAAGGCGGTCAACTCGCACGGGAACTCGCGCCCGCGACGGCCGTCGGACTCGTCTTCAGCGACGTGACCTCCGGCGATCCCTCTGTGGTCGCAAGTGGCCCCCTTTCACCGGATCAGACAACCTACGAGGACGCCCGGAGCGGCCTCCAGACGTACGATGTCGACGTGCCAGACTCGGTCGACGAACACTTGCGCGCCGGCGCGAACGGCGAGATAGACGAGACGCCGATCGTCGGCGACCCGGCATTCGAGTCGGTCTCGGTGTCGGTTCTCGCGGACAATTTCACCGCAGCGTCGGCCGCAGCGGACGTCTGCGACGAGGCCGGCTTCGAGACCGTTATTCTCTCGACGTCCGTGCGCGGGGAGACCCAGTCGGCCGCCAAGACCCACGTCGCGATCGCCGAGGAGATTCGACGCACCGGAAACCCGGTGTCTCCTCCCGCGGCCATCATCTCTGGTGGCGAAACGACGGTGACGATCACGGGCGACGGCATCGGCGGCCCGAATCAAGAGTTCGCGTTGAGCGCGGCCCTCGAGTTACCGTCGGACGTCGTCCTGGCAGCGACCGATACGGACGGTATCGACGGGCCGACCGACTCCGCGGGCAGTCTCGTTACGAGCGAGACGGTTTCGGACCGGATCGAGGCCCACGCGGCGCTGGCCGACAACGACGCGTACACGTACCTCGAGGACCGAAACGCGCTGCTTTTCACGGGACAGACGGGGACGAACGTCAACGATCTTCGCGTCATGCTCGTCACCGAATAG
- a CDS encoding Bug family tripartite tricarboxylate transporter substrate binding protein: MVDAHGINISGNGVLTRRNAIKALGGSGLALTAGCLNRLRSASAWPSREIEIIVPWAQDGGADRTSRAVAEAAESYTNVSWNVANQTGESGSIGMNEAANSGNSGHTIGVAAPEITLYEHLDLADLSPDDITPIMQYTEMPAALVVHENSDFSSLGEFVDYAADNPGEVSMAQSGNGSSWHLAGAAFAAEANIELDYIPHDGADPAITAVADEEVDCTIVGAPEVRTRVTEGELDALGVMHDEQLDAFPDTPAMVDEGIDIQIGSWLGHFGSGGMSTARQEEIAGVYESVYDDEEFSTFLDDNHFTKIERGPSEFREYLDEQYEYYGSLVERLDIQV; the protein is encoded by the coding sequence ATGGTAGACGCCCACGGTATCAATATAAGTGGGAACGGTGTACTGACCCGTCGGAACGCGATCAAAGCTCTCGGCGGATCCGGGCTCGCACTGACTGCTGGTTGTCTTAATCGACTTCGGTCAGCCAGTGCGTGGCCGTCGCGAGAGATCGAGATAATCGTCCCGTGGGCGCAAGACGGTGGTGCCGACCGGACGAGTCGAGCAGTCGCGGAGGCTGCCGAATCATACACCAACGTGTCGTGGAACGTCGCAAACCAGACGGGCGAATCCGGCTCGATCGGTATGAACGAGGCAGCAAATTCTGGCAATAGCGGACACACGATTGGCGTCGCGGCGCCCGAAATTACGCTATATGAGCACCTCGATCTGGCTGATCTGAGCCCGGATGACATCACGCCGATCATGCAGTACACGGAGATGCCTGCGGCACTCGTCGTCCACGAAAACTCCGACTTTTCTTCGCTCGGGGAGTTCGTCGATTACGCCGCTGATAACCCAGGTGAGGTTTCGATGGCCCAGTCTGGAAACGGCTCGTCCTGGCACCTCGCCGGCGCTGCTTTCGCTGCTGAAGCGAACATCGAACTTGATTACATTCCACACGACGGTGCCGATCCGGCGATTACGGCGGTTGCCGACGAGGAAGTCGACTGTACCATCGTCGGTGCGCCGGAGGTCCGAACGCGGGTCACGGAGGGCGAACTCGACGCGCTGGGTGTGATGCACGACGAGCAACTCGACGCGTTCCCGGATACGCCGGCGATGGTCGACGAGGGGATCGACATCCAGATCGGTTCCTGGCTCGGCCACTTCGGATCCGGCGGGATGTCCACAGCTCGCCAGGAAGAAATCGCCGGCGTCTACGAATCCGTCTATGACGACGAGGAGTTCTCGACGTTTCTCGACGACAATCACTTTACCAAAATCGAACGCGGTCCCTCGGAGTTCCGAGAGTACCTCGACGAACAGTACGAATATTACGGGTCTCTTGTTGAGAGACTGGATATTCAGGTTTAA
- a CDS encoding MFS transporter, translating into MRWKYRETVLAVCTLALFVTVFGRLAISPVVTDIAAEFDVSRTLIGAALTCMWLTYALTQFPSGILADRYGERLVILLSVAGTGVTTLVIVIAPGFGVFVLGVLLLGGVAGLHYSVATTLLTRIYDDTGTAIGIHNSGAPLAGLATPILISWVAVRYGWRSAVFLTAIVAFLVFALAFWRLRSTDPPNPDRSMREQFRLEPIRTLLSRPPIVFTGTIAIITEFTWQAIASFLPAFLGQYHDLSKTVAGILFGLYFLSQGVLQVGVGAVSDRFGRDPAIGICMVSGIAGFGLLVLGSRLSLLVVGSLLLGIGMGWGAAVFSRLMDRLSETERSFGFGLFRTVYMTIAASGSVVVGLLADLFGWGVSIGFLAVLLAVVCLLLVANSVLDLGY; encoded by the coding sequence ATGCGATGGAAATACCGTGAGACAGTTCTCGCCGTCTGTACGTTGGCACTGTTCGTAACGGTGTTCGGCCGACTGGCGATAAGTCCAGTCGTTACCGACATTGCGGCTGAATTCGACGTCTCTCGCACACTAATCGGTGCTGCATTGACGTGTATGTGGCTCACGTACGCGCTAACGCAGTTTCCTAGTGGCATACTCGCAGACCGATACGGCGAACGGCTCGTTATTCTACTCTCGGTCGCGGGAACGGGTGTCACGACGCTCGTCATCGTAATCGCACCGGGATTCGGCGTCTTCGTTCTCGGGGTCCTGCTCCTCGGCGGCGTCGCCGGACTTCACTACAGCGTGGCGACAACGCTTTTGACCCGAATTTACGACGATACCGGTACTGCAATCGGGATTCACAACTCCGGTGCGCCGCTCGCGGGACTGGCGACGCCGATTCTCATCTCGTGGGTCGCCGTTCGGTATGGGTGGCGCTCCGCCGTCTTTCTCACAGCGATCGTCGCGTTTCTCGTTTTCGCCCTCGCGTTCTGGCGTCTTCGTTCCACCGACCCACCGAATCCCGATAGATCGATGCGCGAACAGTTTCGACTCGAGCCGATACGGACGCTGCTCTCACGGCCACCGATTGTCTTTACGGGGACGATCGCGATAATCACGGAGTTCACCTGGCAGGCTATCGCCTCGTTCTTGCCAGCGTTTTTGGGCCAGTATCACGACTTGTCGAAGACCGTCGCGGGGATCTTGTTCGGCCTGTACTTCCTTTCACAGGGCGTGTTACAGGTCGGCGTCGGTGCCGTTTCGGATCGGTTCGGACGCGACCCCGCGATCGGCATCTGTATGGTTTCGGGTATCGCTGGCTTCGGACTCCTCGTTCTGGGATCTAGACTGTCACTGCTCGTCGTCGGCTCGTTACTGCTCGGAATCGGGATGGGATGGGGAGCAGCAGTCTTCTCTCGGTTGATGGATCGGCTCTCCGAAACCGAGCGAAGCTTCGGATTCGGGCTCTTCAGAACGGTATACATGACGATCGCCGCCTCGGGTTCCGTCGTCGTCGGATTGCTTGCGGATCTATTCGGGTGGGGCGTTTCAATCGGTTTTCTGGCAGTTTTGCTCGCCGTGGTCTGTCTCCTACTCGTTGCTAATTCCGTACTCGATCTCGGATACTGA
- a CDS encoding type I 3-dehydroquinate dehydratase, with product MDREEFALAATTNDLTRETEARGTADVIEFRMDKADEPLAQLEDYDGELPIIATNRSQWFGGNAIDHGRLDRLMEAARSDAVEMVDIELETARGKEWVLEEFRETDIDLIISFHEFEETPDQSTLDAIIEECARYGDIAKVATFANDQTDTLRMLTAINSATENGIQIAGISMGEIGSHVRVLGPLYGSKLGYAPLETDTSEYAPGQISLQRLRSLIEAIKQGEAATQIIDGVDGKTPASHGFSQTD from the coding sequence ATGGACCGTGAGGAGTTCGCTCTTGCAGCGACTACGAATGATCTTACACGGGAGACAGAGGCTCGAGGGACGGCAGACGTTATCGAATTTCGAATGGACAAGGCCGACGAACCGCTCGCGCAACTCGAGGACTACGACGGTGAGTTACCGATCATCGCGACAAATCGGTCGCAGTGGTTCGGCGGCAACGCGATCGACCACGGGCGACTGGATCGATTGATGGAGGCGGCACGGTCTGATGCCGTCGAAATGGTCGATATCGAACTGGAAACCGCACGTGGCAAAGAGTGGGTTCTCGAGGAGTTTCGCGAAACGGATATCGACCTGATCATCTCGTTTCACGAGTTCGAGGAAACGCCGGATCAGTCGACGCTCGATGCGATCATCGAAGAGTGCGCCCGATATGGCGATATCGCGAAAGTCGCGACGTTCGCGAACGATCAGACGGACACGCTTCGAATGCTCACTGCGATCAATTCCGCGACGGAAAACGGGATTCAGATTGCCGGGATCTCGATGGGGGAGATCGGCAGTCACGTTCGCGTCCTCGGCCCGCTGTACGGTTCGAAACTTGGATACGCGCCGCTGGAAACCGACACGAGCGAATACGCACCTGGACAGATTTCGCTCCAGCGATTGCGGTCGCTCATTGAAGCGATAAAGCAGGGCGAAGCAGCGACGCAGATCATCGACGGCGTCGACGGAAAAACACCAGCATCACACGGATTTTCTCAGACGGACTAG